Proteins from a genomic interval of Scatophagus argus isolate fScaArg1 chromosome 6, fScaArg1.pri, whole genome shotgun sequence:
- the LOC124060360 gene encoding flavin-containing monooxygenase 5-like produces MSHSGTQERENITHSISSTMVLKVAVIGAGPSGLTSIKACVDEGMEPTCFESSDDMGGLWKFKEVSEPNRASIYRSLTINISKEMMCYSDFPIPADYPNYMHHSKILKYFRMYAEHFKLLQHIRFQTSVKSVRQTPDFSRTGKWELVTENRDGQEERHVFDAVICCSGHYTYPNLPLKDFPGIETFEGKYLHSWDYKGPEDMRGKRVVVIGIGNSGGDIAVESSRVAEQVYMSTRRGAWVIRQVSDNGLPVDMKYNTRFVHILFQLFPINLFNWYGEKKLNAMYDHTMYALKPTHRLFSQIPVINDDLPLKILSGSVIIKPNVKEICGSTVIFDDGSSVEKVDTIVFATGYNYDFPFLPRNVMYKSGYRMGLYKHIFPPNLEHPTLAVVGFIHALGAIMPQAEMQARWVTRVFSGQNKLPSNQAMIKAVDKDTKDIEKHYFVSKLTPLQVDFVSYMDDIAGEIGVRPSLLWLFFTDYPLFKKVLWGPVTAYQYRLMGPGKWVGARKAIFTQFDRMYQPLKTRKFKEEEVSITGRLMKLSLTVMVGATSIYYMHVRDPTIIPALLSKLRPQTV; encoded by the exons ATGTCGCACTCAGGaacacaggaaagagaaaacatcacACATTCAATAAG CTCCACAATGGTGCTCAAAGTAGCAGTGATCGGGGCAGGCCCCTCTGGCCTCACTAGCATTAAGGCTTGTGTGGATGAAGGCATGGAGCCAACCTGCTTTGAAAGCAGCGATGACATGGGTGGACTGTGGAAGTTCAAG GAAGTGTCAGAGCCCAACAGGGCTAGTATCTACCGCTCCCTCACCATCAACATCTCCAAAGAGATGATGTGCTACAGTGACTTCCCCATCCCTGCTGATTATCCCAACTACATGCATCACTCTAAAATCCTGAAATACTTCAGGATGTATGCAGAGCACTTCAAACTGCTGCAACACATTCGTTTccag acCTCTGTGAAGAGTGTCAGACAGACACCAGACTTTTCTCGCACTGGTAAATGGGAATTGGTGACTGAGAATAGAgatggacaggaggagaggcATGTCTTTGATGCAGTAATCTGCTGCTCTGGTCACTACACCTACCCAAACCTGCCGCTCAAAGACTTCCCCg GTATTGAGACCTTTGAAGGGAAATACTTGCACAGCTGGGACTACAAGGGACCTGAAGATATGCGTGGGAAGAGGGTGGTGGTGATTGGCATCGGTAACTCAGGAGGTGACATTGCAgtggagagcagcagagtggcaGAGCAG GTATATATGAGCACCCGTCGTGGAGCCTGGGTCATCCGTCAGGTTTCTGACAACGGCCTGCCAGTGGACATGAAGTACAACACACGCTTTGTCCATATCTTGTTCCAGTTGTTCCCAATCAATTTATTCAACTGGTATGGCGAAAAGAAACTTAACGCCATGTATGACCATACCATGTATGCCCTTAAACCCACACACAG ACTCTTCAGTCAGATCCCAGTGATCAATGATGATCTGCCTTTAAAGATTCTGTCTGGCTCTGTCATCATCAAACCAAATGTGAAGGAGATCTGTGGCTCAACTGTGATCTTTGACGATGGCAGCAGTGTGGAGAAG GTGGATACAATCGTGTTTGCCACAGGTTACAACTATGATTTTCCGTTCTTGCCGAGGAATGTTATGTACAAGTCTGGATACCGTATGGGTCTGTACAAGCACATTTTCCCCCCCAACCTGGAGCATCCCACTCTGGCTGTAGTGGGCTTCATCCACGCCCTTGGAGCCATCATGCCCCAGGCTGAGATGCAGGCCCGCTGGGTGACACGTGTCTTCAGTG GACAAAATAAATTGCCCTCAAACCAGGCCATGATAAAGGCTGTTGACAAGGACACCAAGGACATAGAGAAACA CTACTTTGTGTCCAAGCTGACACCCCTGCAGGTGGACTTTGTTTCCTACATGGATGACATAGCAGGAGAGATTGGGGTGCGCCCAAGTCTCCTCTGGCTCTTCTTCACAGACTATCCCCTCTTTAAGAAGGTTCTATGGGGACCTGTCACAGCTTACCAGTACCGCTTGATGGGACCAGGGAAATGGGTTGGAGCCCGCAAAGCAATCTTCACCCAGTTTGACCGCATGTACCAGCCCCTGAAAACCAGAAAA TTCAAAGAGGAAGAGGTCTCCATCACGGGCCGTCTGATGAAGTTGAGTCTGACAGTCATGGTCGGAGCAACTTCCATCTACTACATGCATGTGCGTGACCCCACCATCATCCCCGCTCTCCTGTCCAAGCTCCGTCCACAGACAGTCTAA